TTTATATCTTATTTCTATGCAGTGACGGATCGGGGTTTAATGATCTCATCATCAACCTAGACGGTTGTTAAACTCTATACCCTTCAACGTTTGAAGTTGTCGTCGATTACACGGTGTGATAATTTTACCTAATCACTTTTGGGTTTTGGTTCACTTTTGTTATTCATTCACCGTTCATTGACAACAACGATCATGGCACAACCTTATGCTGACTATAACTTTTTTTGCTTTGTCCAACTTCATGAGTTTTGTTCCCTAATTTATGTTGTTGATGTATCgcaagtaattaaataaattacacaAAGTTAAAAGAATATATGCTAGTGAaaacttattttgaaaaaaagagtAATGACCGTTTAAAAATACCATTATCCATTCGTTTTGTTATCGTTTGAGTATTACATGTAAGACTAAATTGCTTACATATGATTCCACTATAAATAGTCTAATTCTTTATTCTTGCCTTTTCAATTCATGCGACTGAATTGAGATTTTGAGATAGAATTGAAGCAAAAAGAAACctgttttatatattgttattaACCGGCCATTTTGAAATTCGTTGTACACAGAACATATAATGCAAATGATAAGTCCAACTTGATTTTGGCTTCTTCTTTAGATAGTCACCACTCATGTCTGTTTCTCCATGGCTCATTACTAAAAGATGATCCTAAATTATATGGAATAACCAATCCAAatgattatttattcataaaaaataagcTCCTTTTGTAGTTATAGTTCACATATTTGTTAATTCAAAACTCCAATCTACTAACTAAGGATTTGAAACGTCTTATTGATTAGTTAACAAAAGTGGCACCTTTTTATAGCAAAAGGAGACCACTTGTTGCATATGTAACAAATGCTTTGAACTTCTTTCTTCTATCTTCACATGAATAACTTTTCCAAAGATTTGAGCACATCATCAAGAATCTTTGAGGCCGACTGCCCCACTCAATTATCTATCATCCCACTACGAGAAACGATGCATATGAAACTAGGCATGCAAATCCGGGTACCTGCGTGTACGCAAACCTGAAAATTCGGGTATTCGAACTCAAAAgctcaaaaatatcatacccaatacccgacccGTATGTGATTTCAGGTATCCTAATATCCGATGTGGGTACCCAAATCCAACTAATCGGGTACCCATAAATCcgaaataattatattttaagtttattatattgtgatgagaatataaattattaaaaataacacaatactACTATTCATTGACTATTATTAAAGtctaactttaattttaatgctTTAGCTTTCTCAAGGATATGATTCtatgatcatatatataatagacattagacaaatagacactacttaattttaaaataaagaaatttttggcataaaatgaaactcaaaagagataaaaataaatttttaagattttatataaacatgtaaataaaatggagaaaacataaatatatactgaaaatatatcaaataagaacataaataatgcaaaatgATGTTTAAATAAAGCATAACACAAAtgtaaagaataaagtagtagtactagatAATAGAACAATAAAATGTCAAACTAATCCTAAATCAGATTGCATTATACTAAAAGCATTCATAAATCTAAATGTGATTAAACAAGTTTACTCTACGGGGCCGTAGGCtctatactaaataaaaatatttatcacaaatacataattaatcgggTTCAATCGGGTATTAGTCGGGTACTCTAAtacgggtttcgggtaccctaaaCCCGAAAATCCTAACATTAACTACCCAAACACGTACCCGAACCCATAATTTCGGGTTTCGGATACCCAAAACCCGCCCGGTATTGGGTCGggatcgggtatacccgaaaCCCAATAACTAAATTTGCACTCCTATATGAAACACATAAGTGTTATACTTACTATATTTCAAGCACTAACTGATTTTAAGCAACAAGAACAACCACCTAAGCTTTTTGGTATGAGTTTTTTGGTATTGTTTGTTTATAAGATACACAATTTcgataactttttttattgttctacgagtttttttttttaattcaaataaatgtaaaatttagcatttgttaatttttttccaaattaaagCTCAAATATTCGGCAGAAGagttaattcaaatattcctTTTCCAATAATATATCTTTCAATTCTCCATTATGAATATAATGAAGACATATCAACTAGTCCAACGAGCTGAGCTCCACCAAATATATCGAGCTCAAAACCGGATTTGAGCTCGAGTTGCTTACTATCGAATTGAGGTATGAATGAGTTTTTTTCGAGCCAAGACTTGACTAGCCGCAAATAACCGTTTATTTAGAACCTAATATCTAAGTCTTTaccatttaaaatattctatctTCCATACTAACGACAAATATTATTTGGATAGGTCAACAaataacattttcattttctaaacaTGTAATgctaaaatatcaaattgtTCACCGCACTAATCTATTTTAAACAACAATGGATAtgctgaaaaatgaaaaatagagtGAAATCGAATTGAATAAGATGGGCCGAATTGTGAAATGACAAGCCCAAACTACAATCCAAAAACCATAGTTCAGCGATCGAAATAtgatgtttttaaatttttggtaaagaatgatactattatttgaataaaaattgatttagttCATAGTGATAAGTAAAATCATTTATCTTTAAACtaagtagaaataaataatattgtaaaaaaagtgatcattaaattattaatacttGACCATTCTACTCTAAACCGAACATTTTTTCGATTCTTGCGGAGTGTTTCAGTGTGAGCCGGCTTatgacaattttttctttagGTTATTgttatcaacaaaaataccatAGTGAAGTGTTGGAAAATACTATTGGACTAAATTTATCaacattttattctttttaatatttctagATATTAGTATACAAGAATCTTTACTATATTGGATGGATCCACGTATTGATCCACGTGTCCACATGAATATATCATgtcaaaaaatcattaaattctACTCCATATATGGTCGATGCATTTTCTtgttataaaatgatagtatgAAATACACCCTAGAAAAGTATAAATAGCACCTACTACTTGAATTGATTTGGTGATTCGCAGTTGGCAGGGTATGGGtaaaagcaaagaaaattattactccaatatgtattaagatatttttcaatcatacacctcccaatatatatatatagggtcttgttaggttgagattatttagctaaattgagaaatgagatgcaatatgggccactaatccacaagctaaacaaaatgtcaacaaatacaacattatgtcaacaagggggtaaaattgtaatttctttaataaaaaaagcgTGAAACATCCAAACTGATTTCAAaccaatttctaaaatttctcTAAAATCTCTCTtccaaaatcttcaaatcttcatctGCAAAATCTCGCtgatcttcaaaattcaaaacgtAAACATTCAAAATCTCGCTGATCTAAATGACGAATGAAGAGGAAAATCTGAAAGACGGATTGGTAGGAAGAGAGGCGGTAGACGCCGCTGGAGGCTTCTCGGAGGAGGATTGGTCGCTCGTTGATGAAGATCGGGAGGGTTTCGGTGGTGGAGGAGAGGAGGAAGGTGAGTGTGTACACGAAGAGACCTAATCGCTTCTCGATCCCCGATTTGTCTAATCCGATGTTGATGTAGATCGTGCCGAGCACGATTCCGACTCCTATGGCTTGCAATGTGTTGCTGACGAGCAATTGCTTCGTTCTGTAAATCAATTTCCAGAATCGGAAGGATAGGAGTGTGATTTCGTGGATTCTCGAGCTTCCAGATCTGATTTTGTGTTCAATTGGAGGAGGAGAGATGGATTCGATTGATTTTTCCGGCTACTGCTCCGGCTGTTCCAGTGGTTGGAGGTCGGTGAGGATTTCCATGGCAAATTTGAGGGGATCGAGCTAAGGGGGGACGGTGAAGCCGTTGGAGAGGAGGAAGGCTTCGAGGGAGGAGTTGTCGCCGTGGTGGATCACGAAGCAGCAGCAGCCGCCGCAGGGCGTGCCGCCGGAGCTCTTCTCCGTGCTGCAGTAGGTGAAGAGAGCGTTTGTGCCGTTTTGGAGCCACCAGCAGCGCAAGGGGGCGGCAGAGGTGGTGGAGCTCGATCGGATTCTCCAGGtgtttgatgaattgattCAGAAGGTGTGTGCGTTTATGCGTGTGAAAGTTTAGAGTGAATTGTCTCTCTAATCTAATTATTAAGATTCGATTTTTTTCCAGAATAAAatgttcttttttcttgtttatagTGATGGTTGAATGTGTTCTGTTTTTCTAGCAAATGTTTCCTTTCTTTTCAATGAGGGATTTTTTTGGTGGattgtttttcttattcttgAGCTGAAATTGTTCTTGATGGAGTTGTTGTCTTACTTAATTCTGCTGATTTTTTATTGGTCTtgatatcttaccatatctaatctctctctctgtttgCCTCTTGAGCTAAGATTTCCATAGCTTCTTGGTTCCTGAAAGAAACATATTGATCTATTTGAGAGaaagagtgagagagagagaggaaaacaTCTTGATCTTGTAAGGAATAGAGTGAAAAGCAGCACTCTCAATATtgatgatgacgatgatgatgtGCAGAGCCATAAAATAGTAGTTATCTTTTAATTACAAGAAttgttttagttgttgacactatatacaagttgttgacaaGATGTTGACATTTCGCCTTCCGATATGGAAGGCGAAATGGAAGGCTTCTCGATCGACGCTGCCGAGTTCCCCGATTTCTTAGGCGTCATTCTGCTCGATAGCATTGATTTCAACGATCTCTTCCTCGGAATCGAAGACGGCGACGTTTTGCCCGATCTCGAGATGGATGCCGAGAGCTCCTCGCCGACAGCATTGATTTCTACTCTTTGTTGGATTTTGTAGTGAGATCTGcaattttactcatttttcctGAATTGGAATTTGTAGATCTAAAAATTGGAACAATAAGATTTGTGAGATATTGAATCCTCGTGTCgaaattgttaaattttttaattgactAATAGATTTTGTGTATGTTGGTGGAAGCTCTGCGATGTTTCTGAAAGTAAGTAATATGTCAGCTACActttcaagtcatgtcaactacacgtaaaagtcatgtcaacaattatatgtcatgtcaactacactttcaagccatgtcaactacactacaagctatgtcaacaataattataagccatgtcaactacactttcaaaccatgtcaactacacgtacaagtcatgtcaactacacgtacaagccatatCATATCAACtgcacacacatataatgtcaactatgtgtacaatccatgtcaactacacatcaaatgtcaacaactatgtagttgacatcaaatgtcaacaactgtgtagttgacataaaaaaaaaatttaaaattgaaaaaaattaatttttttttaaaaaaaaaaattaatttttttttaaaaaaaaaaaatgtaaaaaaaattcaaaaaaaaaccatgtcaactacacgtacaagtcatgtcaactacatgcacaagccatgtcaacaattataagtaatGTCAACTGCACtttcaagccatgtcaactacatgtacaagccatgtcacgaaattataagtcatgtcaactacactttcaagccatgtcaactacactttcaagccatgtcaactacatgtcaattgatatgtgaattataagtgttattttttagttgttgacattttaatacgagttattgacattcgatattctcggtattgatatgtgaattataagtattattttttagttgttgacattttaatacgagttgttgacattcgatattccgccattttagaaatgaaatgacgATAATACCCCTAGTTGGCataatcatgtcaactatacacatataatgtcaactataagttgttgacatttgatgcaGCCACtcattcataattttcgtgCGATGTCAACAGcgtgtagtttatgtcaactaggggTATTATCGTCAATAGCttgcacatcaaatgtcaatagCCTGCATCAAATGTTAACAActtatagttgacattatatgtgtatagttgacacgaattgtatatgtagttgacattatatgtgtgtagttgatatgaattgtatatatagttgacatggattgtacacatagttgacatgaattgtaaatgtagttgacattatatgtgtgtagttaacattaattgtatatgtagttgacatagattATATAGGTAGTTGACATGCATAGTTGATATTAAAAAGGGGAGATAACTAAATCTTAGcaactaattttcaaatgaGAAATATTACCAAACAATCAGAgtgcaaaatatttcatgctttaatttggagaaataaaagagagagacaCGTAACATTTGCCTCAAAAGCAGAATTCTTTACGTATTTTCCGTTCCTTTCATACTTGATAAATCAtccaacaacaataaaaaaattgtacatttaacatttcttcaatatcgagaatatcaaatgtcaacaactaacaaataacacttataattgacatatcaataccgaaaatatcgaatgtcaacaactcgtattaaaatgtcaacaactaaaaaataacacttacaattgacatatcaataccgagaatatcgaatgtcaacaactaaaaaataacacttataattcacatatcaatagccaaaatatcaaatgaactaaaacaaaGTTGAGATATCACAGTTAACAGGCAAGAAAAAGCAATAAAACTGCCAGACATCCAATTCAatcatcaaataaaagttCAATCATCAAATTGGTCAATCATCTGCGTCGGACTCACTACCAGAGGAACTCCCTGAATCAGAATCTGTAAAAAACAAGCTCAAACGAATGAACATCTGTTTCTGTTTCCGTTTTCCATACTTTCACCCCCAACACAATGTAGAAACGCAAGAAGAATCAGTATCAATACCACTCGAGGATGACGAATCGCTGCTTGAGCTGCCAGAACTGCTTGAGCTACTGCTGCCATTGCCTCTACCATCATTCTCCTGTCCAACAACACCATCATTCTCCTGCCCAACAACACCTTCTTTCACAAACTCAATCTCCACAACAACAGGGAAACTCGTTGCTGGCATATCGTCATCAATATCtacatcttcttcatcattttGTTTCATCATCTTGCCACAATCATCATTCTTGTCGCTCAATGCGCCCTACACAACATTACCAACAACATGAATAAACAGTGAAAACACCacaaaaaagacaaaaatctTGATGCAAATTTAACTTACCACATCAGCATCAGTAACAGGACTGGAGGGAATAGAAACTCCAGCAGCTGGATTGTTGTTCATCATCAACGCTTGCCGCTTTGTCTTGCTCACCATCTTCTTCGAATTGGTCACAAACCGATCAAGTTCCCACAGCGTTTCCGTATCAAGAGCCTCAATATCAAGCTCAATTTCATTGACATCCTGTGCCAAATGCTCATCCCTCTTCCTGATTATCTGTACAAGTTGAGGCATCTTCTCTTGGGGTAAATTCTGCAACCCAAATCCAAGTTTTGTTGACATCCAATTCCTGATAATACTTCCAATTCTataaacaaatcaacaattaaGCTTGCAAAAAGTTCAAATCCTATAACAAAAGCAAATATTGGAAAATCAATCTCTCAAATGAGTTCACATCTAATACAATTGAATCATCTACTGCAAAAATATGGTAATATGGTTGCAACAGAAGCaaaaatctcataaaaatGTTGATAGCAAAAACACAAGTTAATAGCAACTCATCAAATCATGATCAAGGAAAAACAACTACTTAGTCTACAGTCATCACAGCAAGCACTAcaaggcaaaaaaaaaaacagagacgTATCAAAATGCCTCTATTTTACAGAAATCAGTAaaacatgaaaagaaaatagatgaATTCGAATTAAAACATGGTACAACCACAACAAAAATGCttgtttcaaataaataaaaatggaaaagagaaCAAAGAAATTCACCTAAACCTGATCTACTTTCCCCAAATAACCACACAGTGTTAGCTCAAACAATCAaaacatgaaaagaaaatagaattagCCAGAAAAGTAGAAACAGAGTATGAGAGATGCGGTGAAATGAGAACAAAAATTGAAGTGCATCTCACCCTATCAAACGATTTACTCCCAAATTTAAACAGACATGCAGAGTGAGCTTTCGGGTTCCTGTTTTTGTGAAATACTCCCAAAGTTCACCATCTCCGATCAGCATTTCACCTTCTCCGATCAcctatatgtagttgacattataggtgcgtagttgacattaaaattgagaatCTAACTCTTAGCAACTAATTCCCAATTAGGAAATATCACCAAACACCTAGAGTGCATTATGATTAAGCTTGATTCCTCACTCCAACACAATTGATAATCTAAACCTAAAACTTTCAATTCCATAAACGAATTAATAATCAAGCTTGcaaaaagttcaaattttataacaaaagCAAATTTTGATGAATCAATCTTTGAAATCAGTTCATCCAATTCCATAATCTGGCGGTGGTATTGAATTTGTCTCATCTTTAATTGTTGAATCTGCAGCtgcaaaatcttcaaatcaaattcgTTGGATTCATTGAAAAGCAGCAGCTAATAAGATGTCATCATCACTCCTGTCAGCGAATCCAGCACTAAATTCCGGTAGATCGTCGATGAGGAGACGGAACAAGAAGAAAATCCATAGCCGCGATATAGCAGAAAATAACGATCAGCACCAAAACTCACCAATCGAATGGAAATCGGAGACGCAGCAGCAAATCTACTCGTCGAAGCTCCTCCAAGCGCTCGCCAAGTCCGGAACGGCGACGGCTCGCTCCTCAGATTCGCGCTCGTGATTCCGGCGAGCTGCCTGAACACGAAGCTGAATTCGCCGTCCGCgttaattgattgattattaGATTTCGACTTCGTCAGCTTGTCTGCCGTCACTTTAGGCGACGGCGTCCGGCTCCCTGCTGTGGCAGCTCTTCCGGCGGAGACATGATCGAGCTGCCACCACCTCGTCGCCGTCATATCAGCGCAATCGCAGGCGCAGGCGGCGCTCAAACATGCGCTACATGATCGCTGCAAGCTCAATTCACAGCTGCCACAGCCTCTGTTGTTTCACCACTCCGTTTCACCCTACGTTTCGAGACGGAAATCGCACACCGGCGCATCCGCGCCGCGTCACCCCCACGGCGGGCATAAGCTCTTCTTCAGCACTCCCCAATTGATGCCTCGCCGCTCAATTGCAGTCGAGATTGAGAGGTTTTCTTCTCTGTTTTGGGGATTTTCAGATCGAAACCCAATTTTTCTCTCCCAACAATGCGTCCAGATGCAAGGAATCAACATTTACCATTCTaccctttcatattaaattaatctaaaaatatttattgtgtggcaaaatctggaccactcatttaataaaaatgagtggctgatattgcatctcatttctcaattagcctaaataatctcaattgatcacaatcctatatatatatatatatatatatatatataaaaaatctcatccaatgaagtaataacgttcctgaatgaagtaataaactcacttgaataaattgtatttttaaatgttaatcaagcaaaaacccacgtcaatgaatttgaatgaaacatatgttgaatcatttcaaaacctactggaagcaagtaaaaacatgttgtagtttcaaggtattaggtacagtaatgaagtaataaacctatacaatgaagtaaaatgggctagtaatgaagcagaaaaaattttcacagcagcacatctcataaaaaaaactagatctaatggcccagatttggtctctagttcggtctttaaaattggttcgacattgatcacaactctatatatatatatatatatataggattgtgatcaattgagattatttaggctaattgagaaatgagatgcaatatcagccactcatttttattaaatgagtggtcc
The nucleotide sequence above comes from Salvia hispanica cultivar TCC Black 2014 chromosome 5, UniMelb_Shisp_WGS_1.0, whole genome shotgun sequence. Encoded proteins:
- the LOC125189647 gene encoding transcription factor GTE7-like, which translates into the protein MTATRWWQLDHVSAGRAATAGSRTPSPKVTADKLTKSKSNNQSINADGEFSFVFRQLAGITSANLRSEPSPFRTWRALGGASTSRFAAASPISIRLVIGEGEMLIGDGELWEYFTKTGTRKLTLHVCLNLGVNRLIGNWMSTKLGFGLQNLPQEKMPQLVQIIRKRDEHLAQDVNEIELDIEALDTETLWELDRFVTNSKKMVSKTKRQALMMNNNPAAGVSIPSSPVTDADVGALSDKNDDCGKMMKQNDEEDVDIDDDMPATSFPVVVEIEFVKEGVVGQENDGVVGQENDGRGNGSSSSSSSGSSSSDSSSSSDSDSGSSSGSESDADD